In Ostrea edulis chromosome 10, xbOstEdul1.1, whole genome shotgun sequence, one genomic interval encodes:
- the LOC125667526 gene encoding uncharacterized protein LOC125667526 — protein sequence MEADGGILAQAQVAVTQTERYPRSEKHFPMKMSHHVNGSGPEDRTECQIAAMAVLADGKLVVFDERNRTLKAFSKNGRRVVTFGDEIRNCRDITAVEHKDRFAITEDNKEFIRHFSIKEKLIKEKREIIRLPGRGYHCKYAHHHYCVTCDVSDANFRSLAVINDRGHPRRLKLPDIEVSQIAMHPKSNEVYLSDYKNQTIFCVNFDGQNLSVTPLQKLNFSPFGISVVASSYLFVCNAETKTVLKFKPRGESRESAVEELPDVECSGFISSHPQNSLVYMTSVTNGITAFKINSEKIKYEGFNHEL from the exons ATGGAGGCTG ATGGAGGTATACTTGCACAAGCCCAAGTGGCAGTCACACAGACGGAGCGATATCCCAGGTCAGAAAAACACTTCCCCATGAAAATGTCTCATCATGTAAACGGCTCAGGCCCAGAGGATCGAACAGAATGTCAGATCGCGGCCATGGCTGTGTTGGCAGATGGGAAGCTGGTAGTCTTTGATGAACGAAACCGAACACTGAAAGCGTTCTCGAAAAACGGCCGCAGAGTTGTGACATTTGGAGATGAGATCCGGAATTGTCGCGACATAACTGCCGTAGAACATAAAGATAGATTTGCGATAACTGAAGATAATAAGGAGTTCATCAGACACTTTTCTATAAAAGAAAAGCTAATCAAGGagaaaagggagataattcgtTTACCGGGGAGGGGATACCATTGCAAATATGCTCATCATCATTACTGTGTTACCTGTGACGTCAGTGACGCTAACTTCCGCTCATTGGCCGTAATCAATGACCGGGGACACCCAAGACGTCTGAAACTTCCTGACATCGAAGTTTCGCAGATTGCAATGCACCCGAAGTCTAATGAGGTCTATTTATCGGATTACAAAAACCAAACTATCTTCTGTGTAAACTTCGACGGGCAAAATTTGTCTGTAACCCCGCTCCAAAAGCTAAATTTCAGTCCGTTCGGCATTAGTGTTGTGGCCTCATCGTATCTCTTTGTCTGCAATGCTGAAACAAAGACGGTTTTGAAATTTAAACCACGTGGGGAGTCAAGAGAAAGCGCTGTAGAGGAACTTCCGGATGTAGAGTGCTCGGGATTTATCAGCAGTCACCCCCAAAACAGTCTGGTGTACATGACGAGTGTTACAAATGGTATCACCGCCTTCAAAATCAATTCAGAAAAAATCAAATATGAGGGATTTAACCATGAACTCTGA